The following coding sequences lie in one Spirosoma sp. KUDC1026 genomic window:
- a CDS encoding carboxylesterase/lipase family protein, protein MFFKSSPTLRLFLASLFVSAVLAFTAAPDPSAPVPVTGGRVSGTLNKAGDIRIYRGIPFAAPPVGALRWKAPQPVKPWSGVRKCDAFGPSPMQGTPAPFSMWSEEFLIPKAPISEDCLYLNVWTGAKASTAKLPVVVWIYGGGFGSGGSAVPIYDGEATAQKGVIFVSINYRVGPFGFFAHPELTKESGHDASGNYGLLDQIAGLQWVKQNIAAFGGDPNNVTIAGQSAGSMSVNCLVASPLGKGLFNKAIAESGASFGRNYPSRQEAEENGLNVMKALGASSLAELRAKPADEILKKAQALRGPIIDGYVLPKSVSNIFADGQQNRVALLTGWNEDEGLLNGPIKNAADFRQQAEQRYGNQAAKFLILYPASTDAEANQSQMNLARDQIFGMPNYTWANIQSEQGQPTYVYRFTRKVPATGEYVKYGAFHTGEVPYAYGNLDFVNRPWESVDRELASTMSTYWVNFIKTGNPNGSSLPKWLLYTPKKKEIMVFGKTAQSAFLADSAALNMLYFFQR, encoded by the coding sequence ATGTTTTTCAAATCATCTCCAACCCTACGCCTATTCCTCGCCAGCCTGTTCGTCTCCGCGGTGCTGGCGTTTACGGCAGCCCCCGATCCGTCAGCACCTGTGCCGGTGACGGGTGGTCGGGTGTCGGGCACGCTGAACAAAGCGGGCGATATTCGCATTTACCGGGGGATTCCGTTTGCGGCCCCGCCGGTGGGTGCACTGCGTTGGAAAGCGCCACAGCCCGTTAAACCCTGGTCGGGTGTACGGAAGTGCGACGCCTTTGGGCCCAGCCCCATGCAGGGTACCCCGGCTCCGTTCAGCATGTGGAGTGAGGAATTTCTGATTCCCAAAGCACCCATCAGCGAAGACTGCCTGTATTTGAATGTCTGGACGGGAGCGAAAGCCAGCACGGCGAAACTACCGGTTGTGGTCTGGATTTACGGTGGCGGATTCGGTAGCGGGGGTAGTGCCGTACCAATCTACGACGGCGAAGCTACGGCCCAAAAAGGGGTCATATTTGTGAGTATTAACTACCGGGTTGGTCCTTTCGGCTTCTTCGCCCACCCGGAGCTGACGAAAGAGTCAGGTCACGACGCGTCGGGGAATTACGGATTACTGGATCAGATCGCAGGATTGCAATGGGTAAAACAGAATATCGCAGCCTTCGGTGGTGATCCCAACAACGTAACAATTGCCGGTCAGTCAGCAGGATCGATGAGCGTCAATTGTCTGGTGGCCAGTCCACTCGGCAAAGGACTGTTCAACAAAGCCATCGCCGAAAGTGGGGCCAGCTTCGGCAGAAACTACCCGTCGCGCCAGGAGGCCGAAGAGAACGGTTTGAATGTAATGAAGGCATTGGGGGCATCTTCCCTCGCCGAATTGCGGGCTAAGCCTGCCGACGAAATTTTGAAAAAAGCCCAGGCTTTGCGCGGCCCTATCATCGACGGTTATGTATTGCCCAAATCTGTTAGCAATATCTTTGCTGATGGTCAACAGAATCGCGTTGCCTTACTGACGGGCTGGAATGAGGATGAAGGGTTGCTGAACGGTCCCATTAAGAACGCGGCCGACTTTCGTCAACAGGCAGAACAACGCTACGGCAATCAGGCGGCCAAATTCCTGATACTGTATCCGGCGTCTACCGACGCCGAAGCCAATCAGTCACAGATGAACCTCGCGCGCGATCAGATTTTTGGTATGCCAAACTATACCTGGGCGAACATCCAGAGCGAACAAGGCCAACCGACCTACGTGTACCGGTTTACTCGCAAAGTACCCGCCACCGGTGAGTACGTCAAATACGGCGCTTTTCACACGGGCGAGGTTCCTTACGCCTACGGCAACCTCGATTTCGTCAATCGCCCCTGGGAATCCGTCGACCGGGAGTTAGCCAGCACCATGTCTACCTACTGGGTGAACTTCATCAAAACCGGCAATCCGAATGGGTCGTCGCTGCCGAAGTGGCTCCTTTATACGCCCAAAAAGAAAGAAATAATGGTATTTGGCAAAACTGCCCAGTCGGCTTTTCTGGCCGACTCTGCCGCGCTGAATATGCTGTATTTTTTTCAGCGCTAG
- a CDS encoding alpha/beta hydrolase, whose amino-acid sequence MFNKVATLFITVSLLSSLPALAAKVDTIDVQSPSMNRTLRAAVVLPERYVKAKKRDTQAFPVLYLLHGGSGSFRDWLTKTPDKTLLYRLADQYNLIIVTPEGDPRSYYFDSPNVKTSQFETFISKELIDRIDNTYRTVRDRKGRVIAGLSMGGHGAMFISSRHPDLYAAAGSMSGVMNINTTTWKIDPAFAKSRADSFAELLGPAQTGDTPYPGYTMVTLTDKLKANNLPLIYDIGVDDFLIETNRDLHRRLVENKTPHDYIERPGGHTWEYWENALPYQLLFFSKILKANNAAVL is encoded by the coding sequence ATGTTCAATAAAGTCGCGACTCTATTTATAACCGTCAGTCTCCTAAGCTCGCTGCCAGCGCTGGCCGCCAAAGTGGATACCATCGATGTTCAGAGCCCGAGCATGAACCGAACGCTACGGGCTGCTGTCGTGCTGCCCGAGCGGTACGTCAAGGCGAAAAAACGGGATACGCAGGCATTTCCGGTGCTCTATCTGCTCCACGGTGGTTCAGGGAGTTTCCGCGACTGGCTAACCAAAACGCCGGATAAAACGCTGTTATATCGTCTGGCCGATCAGTACAACCTTATTATCGTAACGCCCGAGGGCGATCCAAGAAGCTATTACTTCGACAGCCCCAACGTAAAGACCAGCCAGTTTGAAACGTTCATTTCAAAAGAACTGATCGACCGGATTGACAATACGTACCGTACTGTCCGCGATCGGAAGGGGCGTGTTATTGCGGGTCTGTCGATGGGCGGTCACGGGGCGATGTTTATTTCCAGCCGTCACCCCGACCTGTACGCAGCTGCTGGCAGCATGAGTGGCGTCATGAACATCAATACAACGACCTGGAAGATAGACCCCGCTTTTGCGAAGTCCCGTGCCGATAGCTTTGCCGAGCTGCTGGGTCCGGCGCAGACAGGCGACACGCCGTATCCTGGCTACACGATGGTAACGCTTACGGATAAGCTTAAGGCCAACAACCTGCCCCTGATTTACGACATTGGCGTGGACGATTTTCTGATTGAGACGAACCGGGATTTGCACCGCCGACTGGTGGAGAACAAAACCCCGCACGACTACATCGAGCGACCTGGTGGCCATACCTGGGAGTATTGGGAAAACGCGCTTCCCTACCAGCTGCTCTTTTTCAGCAAGATTCTGAAAGCTAACAATGCGGCTGTTTTATGA
- a CDS encoding alpha/beta hydrolase → MLRSRLLKRLFFVGILFLSLPVLAAQVDTLAVPSAVMKKQLKAVVIVPQSYAKSKASYPVLYLLHGGYGHFDDWIRKLPDKTLLQRLADQYNLIIAMPEGEIFSYYVYSPVVKDSQFETYLTKEVIGQIDKTYRTVRSAKGRVITGLSMGGYGSLYLATRHPDLYCAAGSMSGALNLDMSSWKLPPESAKGIKGEFEKILGPIEQSPDRYGSYSVINLADKMKANGQPLVFDCGVDDFLIEPNRELHRRLVFNQTPHDYTERPGGHSWEYWQTSLPNHVLFFANVLKTNGTTAQ, encoded by the coding sequence ATGCTACGTTCCCGATTACTCAAACGTCTGTTTTTTGTGGGCATCCTGTTTCTGTCCCTACCAGTGCTGGCTGCGCAAGTCGATACGTTGGCCGTTCCCAGCGCGGTGATGAAAAAGCAGTTGAAGGCAGTGGTTATCGTACCCCAGTCCTACGCGAAAAGTAAAGCCAGCTACCCGGTGCTGTATCTGCTGCACGGTGGCTACGGCCACTTCGACGACTGGATCAGGAAACTGCCCGACAAAACGTTGCTGCAACGCCTGGCTGATCAGTACAACCTTATTATCGCCATGCCCGAAGGCGAAATTTTCAGTTATTACGTGTATAGCCCCGTCGTTAAAGACAGCCAGTTCGAGACGTACCTCACCAAAGAAGTCATCGGCCAGATCGATAAGACGTATCGTACGGTACGTTCGGCGAAGGGACGGGTCATTACGGGTCTGTCGATGGGCGGCTACGGGTCGCTGTACCTCGCCACACGCCACCCCGACCTGTACTGTGCCGCCGGGAGTATGAGTGGTGCCCTCAATCTCGACATGAGCAGCTGGAAACTGCCGCCCGAAAGCGCAAAAGGCATCAAGGGCGAATTTGAGAAGATACTGGGCCCTATCGAACAGTCGCCGGATCGGTACGGAAGTTATTCGGTCATTAACCTCGCTGACAAGATGAAAGCCAACGGCCAGCCACTGGTTTTTGACTGCGGGGTTGATGATTTCCTGATTGAACCGAACCGCGAGCTGCATCGGCGGCTGGTCTTCAACCAAACCCCGCATGATTATACCGAGCGCCCCGGTGGTCATAGCTGGGAGTACTGGCAGACATCGCTGCCCAACCATGTTCTGTTTTTCGCTAACGTTTTAAAAACCAACGGCACCACCGCCCAATAA
- a CDS encoding alpha/beta hydrolase translates to MRLIRFLLCSGFLLLPFFGFSAKVDTLDVPSAAMKRNLRAGIVLPESYAKGKATYPVLYLLHGGGGQFSDWLKQTPDKTLLQRLSDQYNLIIVTPEGDRLGGYLDSPIQKDNLFETYVTKEVVEKIDQTYRTVRDRKGRVITGLSMGGHGALYLAGRHPDLYCAAGSMSGALDLNATNWRIPPEFAKQIEPQFARILGPMGSTPDYYAANSVVNMCDKLKASGLKIIIDCGVDDFLIEPNREVHRRLVYNKTEHDYTERPGGHTWDYWQNSLPYHLLFFANVLKANGTTTQ, encoded by the coding sequence ATGCGCCTAATCCGTTTTCTCCTCTGTAGCGGCTTCCTGTTACTACCGTTCTTTGGTTTCAGTGCCAAAGTTGATACGCTGGACGTACCCAGTGCCGCCATGAAGCGAAATTTACGGGCGGGCATTGTCCTCCCCGAATCGTACGCGAAAGGAAAAGCGACCTATCCGGTGCTGTACCTGCTGCACGGGGGCGGTGGGCAGTTCAGCGACTGGCTAAAGCAGACGCCAGACAAAACGTTGCTCCAGCGCCTGTCCGACCAGTATAACCTCATTATTGTTACGCCCGAGGGCGATCGTTTGGGCGGTTATCTCGATAGTCCGATCCAGAAAGACAATCTGTTTGAAACGTATGTCACGAAAGAAGTCGTCGAAAAAATCGACCAGACGTACCGGACCGTCCGCGATCGCAAAGGGCGGGTCATCACAGGCTTGAGTATGGGCGGCCACGGGGCACTTTATCTGGCGGGCCGTCACCCCGATCTGTATTGTGCGGCTGGCAGCATGAGCGGAGCCCTGGACCTGAACGCCACCAATTGGCGAATCCCACCCGAGTTTGCCAAGCAGATCGAACCGCAGTTTGCCCGGATTCTGGGGCCTATGGGATCAACACCCGATTATTACGCGGCTAATTCGGTCGTCAACATGTGCGACAAGCTGAAAGCCAGCGGCCTGAAAATCATCATTGACTGTGGCGTGGATGACTTTCTGATCGAACCCAACCGGGAAGTACACCGTCGGTTGGTGTATAACAAAACCGAGCATGACTACACCGAGCGGCCGGGCGGTCACACCTGGGACTACTGGCAGAATTCGCTCCCCTATCACCTCCTGTTTTTCGCTAACGTCCTAAAAGCAAACGGCACAACAACGCAATAG
- a CDS encoding L-threonylcarbamoyladenylate synthase, which produces MPAEFLKLYPENPDPRRVDHIVKALRDGAVIIYPTDTIYGMGCDIHNARAVERVARIKGIKPTKNDFSFICYDLSHIADYARVSNQAFKLMKRVLPGPFTFILEATNAVPKLLNTNKRTVGIRVPDHNIPRQIVKELGNPIITTSIRDEDEVIEYSTDPELIFEKFQHQVDIIIDGGYGGNVASTIVDATDDDFSIIRQGLGELGL; this is translated from the coding sequence ATGCCCGCTGAGTTTTTAAAACTGTATCCCGAAAACCCCGATCCCCGCCGGGTTGACCATATCGTAAAGGCCCTCCGCGACGGAGCGGTTATCATTTACCCAACCGATACGATTTATGGGATGGGCTGCGACATTCACAATGCCCGCGCGGTCGAACGAGTGGCCCGCATCAAAGGCATCAAACCGACAAAGAACGATTTCTCGTTTATCTGTTATGACCTGAGCCACATTGCCGACTATGCCCGGGTGAGTAATCAGGCGTTCAAGCTGATGAAGCGGGTGTTGCCGGGTCCGTTCACGTTTATTCTGGAAGCGACCAACGCCGTCCCCAAACTCCTGAACACAAACAAACGGACGGTGGGTATCCGCGTACCGGACCATAACATTCCCCGGCAGATCGTGAAGGAGCTGGGTAACCCCATCATTACCACTTCCATCCGCGACGAGGACGAAGTCATCGAGTACTCGACCGATCCCGAGCTGATTTTCGAGAAGTTCCAGCACCAGGTCGACATTATTATCGACGGCGGCTACGGCGGGAACGTGGCTTCGACGATCGTTGACGCGACCGATGATGATTTTTCGATCATACGGCAGGGACTTGGCGAATTAGGGCTTTGA
- a CDS encoding glycosyltransferase produces the protein MRSITGPSVSLPMSVYLDQIQPWVTVICTCFNQARFITATLQSVAAQDYPNVELIVIDNASQDTSAEQINAFQKQYPATRFIQNDTNLGLNRAFNQGLTLASGRYVIDLAADDLLLPHRISRQVALFEELAGPYAVVFSNATYIDEQGNQLNQHYPTDQTGRSAVQVPSGNVFQQVLESYFICTPTMMMRRDVLNELGGYDETLAFEDFDFWVRSSRQYHYAYQDEILTLKRRVGNSLSAQVVLPSNQLLRSSLVVCQKALPQCITPLERHALANRIRRFTRKAFYAEQFDLAQQFGQLLRKLEQPDLLTRLVLRLSWLNIPVNRLYRQYRQLQQKG, from the coding sequence ATGCGTTCGATTACCGGGCCATCTGTCTCCTTACCCATGAGCGTTTATCTGGATCAGATTCAGCCCTGGGTAACTGTTATCTGTACCTGCTTTAACCAGGCCCGTTTTATTACGGCAACGCTTCAGTCGGTAGCCGCTCAGGACTATCCGAACGTCGAGTTAATCGTGATCGACAACGCCAGTCAGGATACGTCTGCCGAACAGATCAACGCCTTTCAGAAGCAATATCCGGCCACTCGTTTTATTCAGAACGATACCAATCTGGGGCTTAACCGGGCGTTCAACCAGGGGCTTACGCTGGCCAGTGGGCGATACGTGATCGACCTGGCTGCCGACGATCTGCTCTTGCCCCACCGCATCAGTCGGCAGGTGGCGCTATTTGAAGAATTGGCTGGCCCTTATGCCGTTGTCTTTTCCAACGCAACGTATATCGACGAGCAGGGCAATCAACTGAATCAACACTACCCGACCGATCAGACGGGTCGGTCGGCGGTTCAGGTGCCATCGGGAAACGTGTTTCAGCAGGTGCTGGAGTCCTATTTTATCTGCACACCCACTATGATGATGCGCCGGGACGTCCTGAACGAACTGGGGGGCTACGACGAAACACTCGCCTTCGAAGATTTTGATTTCTGGGTTCGTTCCTCGCGTCAATACCATTACGCCTACCAGGACGAAATTCTGACGCTCAAACGACGGGTTGGCAATTCACTATCGGCGCAGGTCGTGCTGCCCAGCAATCAATTACTCCGGTCGTCCCTGGTAGTATGCCAGAAAGCACTGCCCCAATGCATTACGCCCTTGGAACGCCATGCTCTGGCGAATCGTATTCGGCGGTTCACGCGCAAGGCATTCTACGCCGAACAGTTCGATCTCGCCCAGCAGTTCGGGCAGTTGCTCCGAAAACTGGAACAGCCGGACCTGCTCACGCGCCTGGTTCTTCGGCTCAGCTGGCTGAATATTCCCGTTAATCGGCTGTACCGTCAGTACCGCCAACTGCAGCAGAAAGGGTAA
- a CDS encoding YihY/virulence factor BrkB family protein gives MFEKLMSFDAMQGTRTWLQEHQPIDSRLSWYEFLNKVITKIAEDDTSERAASVAYSLILAVFPTVIFFFTLIPYVPIDNLRAQIMDFFQQVLPGNTYSTVATTIQDIISRPQGGVLSFGFLFALYSATSGLVALMNAFNSSHHTHEDRSFFKVRAIAVGLTFTLAFALILAVVVLIVGGVVSDYLLKFGILNNVVFVNLLAIGRYLIVFAVFVGALSVIYRYGPDVNMKWAFVTPGSVTASLLIVLTTLGFSYYVSNFGSYNKVYGSIGTLIALMIWINLVSLLLIVGFEINVALYDLEGDKNPSVAEKTTNVTSDE, from the coding sequence ATGTTTGAAAAGTTAATGAGCTTTGACGCGATGCAGGGAACGCGTACCTGGCTGCAGGAACACCAACCCATCGATTCCCGCCTGTCCTGGTACGAGTTCCTGAACAAAGTGATTACTAAGATCGCCGAAGACGATACCAGCGAGCGGGCAGCATCCGTTGCCTACAGCCTGATTCTGGCCGTTTTCCCGACCGTCATTTTCTTCTTTACCCTGATTCCCTACGTACCGATTGATAACCTGCGGGCGCAGATCATGGATTTTTTCCAGCAGGTGTTGCCAGGAAATACCTACAGTACCGTCGCAACAACCATTCAGGATATCATCAGTCGGCCGCAGGGCGGGGTGCTTTCGTTCGGTTTTCTGTTCGCGCTCTATTCAGCTACCAGCGGACTGGTGGCGCTGATGAACGCCTTCAACTCCTCGCACCACACCCATGAAGATCGTAGCTTCTTCAAAGTTCGGGCCATTGCTGTTGGTTTGACCTTCACGCTCGCGTTTGCCCTGATTCTGGCCGTCGTTGTCCTGATTGTGGGGGGCGTTGTGAGTGACTACCTGCTAAAGTTCGGGATTCTCAACAACGTCGTATTCGTCAACCTGCTGGCCATTGGCCGGTATCTAATCGTCTTTGCCGTTTTTGTGGGAGCCCTGTCGGTTATTTATCGCTACGGCCCCGACGTGAACATGAAATGGGCTTTTGTAACCCCCGGCAGCGTAACGGCCTCCCTCCTGATCGTGTTGACGACGCTCGGTTTTTCCTACTACGTATCTAATTTTGGTTCCTATAACAAGGTCTATGGCTCCATCGGTACGCTGATCGCTCTGATGATCTGGATCAACCTGGTATCGCTGCTGCTGATCGTCGGGTTTGAGATCAACGTAGCCCTCTATGACCTGGAGGGAGACAAGAACCCCAGTGTTGCTGAGAAAACAACAAACGTCACCTCAGACGAGTGA
- a CDS encoding acyl-CoA thioesterase, whose amino-acid sequence MYTYDVPNIRVRYYDTDQMGIVYYGNYARFYEIGRVEALRQLGVNYKDLETSGIGMPVYDLQSRFIRPARYDDLLTIRVSIPQLPKTRISFNYEIIDQHGHILNNGQTTLVFVRSATGRPCSAPPELISAIKPFFE is encoded by the coding sequence ATGTACACCTACGACGTTCCCAACATCCGCGTACGTTATTACGATACGGACCAGATGGGCATAGTTTACTACGGTAACTATGCCCGTTTCTACGAAATTGGCCGGGTCGAAGCCCTGCGACAATTGGGGGTGAACTACAAAGATCTGGAAACGAGCGGCATTGGCATGCCCGTTTACGACCTGCAGTCGCGGTTTATCCGGCCCGCCCGCTACGACGATCTGCTCACCATTCGCGTGTCGATTCCCCAGTTGCCCAAGACGCGGATCAGCTTCAATTACGAAATTATCGACCAGCACGGTCACATCCTGAACAACGGTCAGACAACACTGGTCTTTGTCCGGTCAGCCACCGGGCGCCCCTGTTCTGCACCCCCCGAACTCATCAGCGCCATCAAACCTTTCTTTGAATAG
- the mltG gene encoding endolytic transglycosylase MltG has protein sequence MSNNVKIGLFLTVSILLTTFSFYFWQVFRSPNLQVQDGDKTFALLIPKGSTFDSVMDTLKTHKVINDETSFRFLAKLMKYQERVKEGRYEITPRMSNRAALNKLRSGSQDAMPVTFNSMRQKSDLIYRLGSKFEFGPDALGKLLNDPATCEKYGFDTTTIVCMFLPNTYEIFWTVKPEALLDRMGSEYKKFWTPERQAKAKELGMTQTQVQVLASIVAAETNKRDEQPRVAGVYLNRLKRGIKLEADPTVIFALRDFTIRRLLNKQLTVDSPYNTYRYTGLPPGPINLPAPATIDAVLNAEKHDYLYFVVDAKFNGYHTFSKTLSEHLANARLYQQALTRMKIMK, from the coding sequence ATGTCGAATAATGTTAAGATTGGTCTGTTTCTCACAGTATCCATTCTGCTGACAACTTTCTCTTTTTATTTCTGGCAGGTCTTCCGAAGCCCTAACCTGCAGGTGCAGGACGGCGATAAGACCTTTGCTCTCCTCATTCCCAAGGGGTCCACGTTCGATTCGGTAATGGACACCCTGAAAACGCACAAAGTGATCAACGACGAAACGTCGTTTCGTTTCCTGGCCAAGCTGATGAAGTACCAGGAGCGGGTTAAAGAAGGCCGGTATGAGATTACGCCCCGTATGAGTAACCGGGCTGCGCTGAACAAACTCCGGAGCGGCAGCCAGGATGCCATGCCCGTTACGTTCAACAGCATGCGCCAGAAAAGCGACCTGATCTATCGTCTGGGCAGCAAGTTTGAATTTGGCCCCGATGCCCTGGGTAAGCTACTGAACGATCCGGCTACCTGCGAAAAATACGGCTTCGACACGACGACGATTGTCTGCATGTTCCTGCCCAACACCTACGAAATCTTCTGGACGGTTAAACCCGAAGCTCTGCTGGACCGGATGGGGTCTGAATACAAGAAGTTCTGGACGCCCGAGCGGCAGGCCAAAGCGAAAGAACTGGGTATGACCCAGACGCAGGTGCAGGTACTGGCGTCCATTGTGGCCGCCGAAACCAACAAACGCGACGAACAGCCGCGGGTAGCGGGCGTGTATCTTAACCGTCTGAAACGAGGCATCAAACTCGAAGCCGACCCAACCGTCATCTTTGCCTTACGTGATTTCACCATCCGCCGACTGCTCAACAAACAGCTCACCGTCGATTCGCCGTACAATACCTACCGCTATACAGGCCTGCCACCGGGACCAATCAACCTCCCCGCCCCGGCGACCATCGATGCTGTCCTGAACGCCGAAAAACACGACTACCTGTATTTTGTGGTCGATGCCAAGTTCAACGGCTATCACACGTTCTCAAAAACGCTGTCCGAACACCTGGCCAACGCCCGCCTGTATCAGCAGGCTCTTACCCGGATGAAGATTATGAAATAG
- a CDS encoding MFS transporter — protein MVGRPLSIRRVSDGPSLYTLSFWLLSASNFLFSASFQMMIPELPDYLTRLGGREYVGLIIALFTLTAGVSRPFSGKITDTVGRVPVMAFGSIICFLCGFLYPYLVTVWGFLTLRLIHGFSTGTKPTATAAYVADVVPPTRRGEAMGMLGLFTAMGMSLGPAIGSWLAEAYSMDVMFWTSSAFALLSIGILLRMPETLVNPQPFRFSLLKLKKEEIFEKQALNPFIVLLLQSVSTGAILTVVSTLSTSLGITNKGLFFTVYTIASLVVRLVFSRASDKYGRVPILFVATLLLAVSMGLLMVTNSVLWFWIAAICYGLSGGMNSPTVQAWTADLSNEHTRGRAMATMYIALEAGIGLGAVGSGWMLNHLSGSAGISGAFALSGLLALVAVAYLGWLWSKHERVKTPVTDAVIQEQE, from the coding sequence TTGGTAGGTCGTCCTCTTTCTATCCGCCGGGTTTCCGACGGTCCGTCGCTTTACACACTTTCCTTCTGGCTATTGAGCGCCAGTAACTTTCTGTTCTCCGCCAGCTTCCAGATGATGATTCCGGAACTGCCCGATTACCTGACGCGGCTGGGGGGGCGCGAGTATGTTGGGCTGATCATTGCCCTGTTTACGCTCACGGCGGGCGTATCACGTCCGTTCTCCGGCAAAATCACCGATACCGTTGGCCGAGTGCCGGTCATGGCGTTTGGGTCAATCATTTGCTTTCTGTGTGGTTTCCTGTACCCGTACCTGGTTACGGTATGGGGCTTTCTGACGCTCCGGCTCATTCACGGTTTCTCGACGGGGACCAAACCAACAGCCACGGCTGCCTACGTGGCCGACGTTGTTCCTCCTACCCGTCGGGGTGAAGCTATGGGTATGCTGGGACTTTTTACGGCTATGGGTATGTCGCTGGGACCCGCCATTGGAAGCTGGCTGGCCGAAGCGTATTCCATGGATGTCATGTTCTGGACTTCCTCGGCCTTTGCGCTGCTGTCGATCGGGATTCTGCTACGTATGCCCGAAACACTGGTTAATCCACAGCCGTTTCGATTTAGTCTTCTGAAGCTGAAAAAGGAGGAGATTTTTGAGAAGCAGGCCCTCAATCCGTTCATTGTGCTGTTGCTGCAATCCGTATCAACGGGGGCCATCCTGACGGTTGTTTCTACCCTGAGCACATCGCTGGGGATTACCAATAAAGGATTGTTTTTTACGGTCTATACGATTGCTTCGCTGGTTGTACGACTGGTATTCAGCCGGGCTTCGGATAAATACGGTCGGGTGCCCATTCTGTTTGTCGCTACGTTGCTGCTGGCCGTGTCGATGGGCCTGCTGATGGTGACCAACTCCGTACTGTGGTTCTGGATAGCCGCTATCTGTTACGGGCTGTCGGGGGGGATGAACTCCCCGACGGTACAGGCCTGGACTGCCGATCTAAGCAACGAGCACACGCGGGGCCGTGCTATGGCGACGATGTACATTGCCCTCGAAGCCGGTATCGGACTCGGCGCCGTTGGGTCGGGCTGGATGCTGAATCATCTGTCGGGCTCAGCCGGGATCAGTGGCGCTTTTGCCCTGTCGGGTCTGCTGGCGCTGGTAGCGGTAGCCTACCTGGGCTGGCTGTGGTCTAAACACGAACGGGTAAAAACGCCCGTTACCGATGCTGTCATTCAGGAGCAGGAGTAA
- a CDS encoding energy transducer TonB, translating into MKFLLALAFIGATVTALSATQARGQSGRPMPSDTTVYMIVQEPPAFVGGKEALFQFIQANSKYPVNSKKGPLVQLRLLIEKDGSVSEVKTIYTDVSEELTQEANRIGRTMPRWIPGSQDGRLLRAYAVVPIRFTNGK; encoded by the coding sequence ATGAAATTTTTACTAGCGCTTGCGTTTATCGGGGCCACAGTAACAGCACTTTCTGCTACGCAGGCCAGGGGGCAGTCCGGAAGGCCGATGCCGTCTGATACAACGGTTTATATGATTGTTCAGGAGCCCCCTGCATTTGTGGGTGGTAAGGAGGCCCTGTTCCAGTTTATTCAGGCAAACAGTAAATACCCGGTTAATTCCAAGAAAGGACCGCTGGTACAACTCAGGCTTTTAATAGAAAAAGACGGCTCTGTATCAGAGGTCAAAACGATTTATACGGACGTCAGTGAGGAACTGACGCAGGAAGCCAATCGAATTGGCAGAACCATGCCCAGATGGATACCGGGTTCTCAGGACGGACGACTATTGAGGGCCTACGCCGTAGTTCCCATCCGATTTACTAACGGTAAGTAA